In Helianthus annuus cultivar XRQ/B chromosome 3, HanXRQr2.0-SUNRISE, whole genome shotgun sequence, a single window of DNA contains:
- the LOC110929696 gene encoding uncharacterized protein LOC110929696 isoform X3, producing the protein MTNLAKLEFMALDITGKNYLSWVLDAEIHLNANNLGETIKEGNKANTQDKAKAMIFLRHHIHEALKSEYLTIKDPLVLWTNLKERYDHQKTVILPRARYEWINLRLQDFKSISEYNSAMFRITSQLILCGENITDKEMLEKTFLTFHPSNVILQQQYRERGFTKYSELISCLLVAEQNNELLMKNHETRPVGATPIPEANVATYNGQSESYGRGRGYHRGRGRGHGRGRGQGRGRGRGNYHSVQFKNKGTHQKWHNNEHKSNEEKNKKKVGSSSNACYRCGSNNHWSKTCRTAKHLVELYQQSIKDKAKEIETNFTYEVANVDKDHNDATNLDYDDFLIEPTNLDSGDIVADTTQLDACNFPYIRIISFQVMLFPSFL; encoded by the coding sequence ATGACAAATCTTGCAAAACTTGAGTTCATGGCTTTAGATATTACTGGGAAAAACTATCTGTCATGGGTATTGGATGCTGAAATACATTTGAATGCCAATAATCTGGGTGAAACAATTAAAGAAGGAAATAAAGCAAACACCCAAGATAAGGCAAAAGCCATGATCTTTTTACGCCATCATATTCATGAGGCTTTGAAAAGTGAGTATCTCACTATCAAGGATCCACTTGTCCTTTGGACCAACCTGAAAGAAAGGTATGACCACCAGAAAACGGTAATATTACCAAGAGCTCGTTACGAGTGGATTAATTTAAGATTGCAAGACTTTAAGTCTATAAGCGAGTACAACTCGGCAATGTTTAGAATCACATCACAATTGATTCTATGTGGTGAAAATATTACTGATAAGGAAATGTTGGAAAAAACATTTTTAACCTTTCACCCCTCAAATGTGATACTACAACAACAATATCGTGAAAGGGGTTTCACCAAATATAGTGAGTTAATATCATGTTTGCTTGTGGCCGAGCAAAACAATGAGCTCTTAATGAAAAATCATGAGACTCGTCCGGTTGGAGCAACCCCAATCCCTGAAGCTAATGTGGCAACATATAATGGCCAAAGTGAAAGTTATGGACGTGGTCGAGGTTATCAtcgtggtcgtggtcgtggtcATGGCCGTGGTCGTGGTCAAGGTCGTGGACGTGGCCGAGGAAATTATCATAGTGTTCAGTTTAAAAACaaagggacccaccaaaagtGGCATAATAATGAACATAAATCCAatgaagaaaaaaataaaaagaaggtGGGATCTTCATCGAATGCATGTTATCGATGTGGAAGTAACAATCATTGGTCGAAGACTTGTCGTACGGCCAAACACTTGGTGGAACTTTATCAACAATCCATCAAAGACAAAGCAAAAGAAATAGAGACAAATTTTACATATGAGGTTGCAAATGTTGATAAAGACCATAATGATGCAACTAATTTGGATTATGATGATTTCCTTATTGAGCCAACTAACTTGGATTCTGGTGATATTGTGGCTGATACAACCCAGTTGGATGCTTGCAATTTTCCTTACATACGAATTATTAGTTTTCAAGTGATGTTATTTCCTTCATTTCTTTAA
- the LOC110929696 gene encoding S-type anion channel SLAH1 isoform X4: MTTIVQQPPPTPTPTPPQITLTVPSTSIHSNDHTGTLIIIKTLIIPIITRCHAGYFRITLSLCCQTLLWKTLKDPPENAHAYRRILGLFPSTAFLLLWSLSLLILTTLSILYILRCALFSNMVKTEYLNHIGVNYLFAPWISWLLLLQTAPFLTPKTVYYLLLWWLFVVPIFVLDVKIYGQWFTKGKRILSRVANPASQLSVVGNFVGARAAAQMGWKESAMVLFTLGMVHYMVVFVTLYQRLSGNTCLPTVLRPVMFLFIAAPSMASLAWDEISGTFDFSSKMLFYLSMFLFLCLVVAFLKLESPVVPFRSDYVVLTGPTLVSEFGLGVFSRNHIVE, encoded by the exons ATGACAACCATCGTACAACAACCaccaccaacaccaacaccaacaccaccacaaatAACGTTAACCGTCCCATCAACATCCATCCACTCCAACGACCATACAGGCACTTTAATCataatcaaaaccctaattatcCCCATAATAACACGTTGCCATGCAGGCTACTTCCGTATCACCCTCTCCCTCTGCTGCCAAACCCTCTTATGGAAAACCCTCAAAGACCCGCCTGAAAACGCGCACGCCTATCGTCGAATCCTCGGCCTCTTCCCGTCCACCGCCTTCCTCCTCTTATGGTCCCTCTCTCTCCTCATCTTAACCACCCTCTCTATCCTATACATCTTAAGATGCGCATTATTTTCCAACATGGTAAAAACCGAATACCTAAACCATATAGGGGTAAATTACCTTTTTGCCCCGTGGATATCATGGCTTTTGCTACTCCAAACGGCACCGTTTTTGACACCAAAAACTGTTTATTATCTTCTACTTTGGTGGCTTTTTGTGGTTCCTATATTTGTTCTTGATGTGAAAATATATGGTCAGTGGTTTACTAAGGGTAAGAGGATATTATCCAGGGTGGCTAATCCGGCGAGCCAGCTGTCGGTGGTGGGAAACTTCGTCGGAGCTAGGGCGGCGGCGCAGATGGGGTGGAAAGAGAGTGCTATGGTGTTGTTTACGTTAGGGATGGTGCATTATATGGTGGTTTTTGTGACGCTTTATCAAAGACTGTCGGGAAATACTTGTTTACCGACGGTGCTCCGACCGGTTATGTTTTTGTTTATTGCTGCTCCGAGTATGGCTAGTTTGGCTTGGGATGAGATTTCTGGGACCTTTGACTTTTCGTCAAAGATGCTTTTTTATCTCTCTATGTTTCTGTTCTTGTGCCTG GTCGTCGCATTTCTTAAATTGGAGAGCCCCGTTGTTCCATTCCGgtcagactatgttgtcttaaccgggcctaCACTGGTTTCAGAGTTTGGTTTAGGTGTTTTCTCGAGAAACCATATCGTCGAGTGA
- the LOC110929696 gene encoding S-type anion channel SLAH1 isoform X2 produces the protein MTTIVQQPPPTPTPTPPQITLTVPSTSIHSNDHTGTLIIIKTLIIPIITRCHAGYFRITLSLCCQTLLWKTLKDPPENAHAYRRILGLFPSTAFLLLWSLSLLILTTLSILYILRCALFSNMVKTEYLNHIGVNYLFAPWISWLLLLQTAPFLTPKTVYYLLLWWLFVVPIFVLDVKIYGQWFTKGKRILSRVANPASQLSVVGNFVGARAAAQMGWKESAMVLFTLGMVHYMVVFVTLYQRLSGNTCLPTVLRPVMFLFIAAPSMASLAWDEISGTFDFSSKMLFYLSMFLFLCLVTRPNLFKSSMKKFNVVWWAYSYPLTVLALAATEYAQDTKSSFAHLLMLLLSALSVMVSIVLMVYTALNTNTLLPPDDACDPTNATLDPINVSSINLDSSLESSS, from the exons ATGACAACCATCGTACAACAACCaccaccaacaccaacaccaacaccaccacaaatAACGTTAACCGTCCCATCAACATCCATCCACTCCAACGACCATACAGGCACTTTAATCataatcaaaaccctaattatcCCCATAATAACACGTTGCCATGCAGGCTACTTCCGTATCACCCTCTCCCTCTGCTGCCAAACCCTCTTATGGAAAACCCTCAAAGACCCGCCTGAAAACGCGCACGCCTATCGTCGAATCCTCGGCCTCTTCCCGTCCACCGCCTTCCTCCTCTTATGGTCCCTCTCTCTCCTCATCTTAACCACCCTCTCTATCCTATACATCTTAAGATGCGCATTATTTTCCAACATGGTAAAAACCGAATACCTAAACCATATAGGGGTAAATTACCTTTTTGCCCCGTGGATATCATGGCTTTTGCTACTCCAAACGGCACCGTTTTTGACACCAAAAACTGTTTATTATCTTCTACTTTGGTGGCTTTTTGTGGTTCCTATATTTGTTCTTGATGTGAAAATATATGGTCAGTGGTTTACTAAGGGTAAGAGGATATTATCCAGGGTGGCTAATCCGGCGAGCCAGCTGTCGGTGGTGGGAAACTTCGTCGGAGCTAGGGCGGCGGCGCAGATGGGGTGGAAAGAGAGTGCTATGGTGTTGTTTACGTTAGGGATGGTGCATTATATGGTGGTTTTTGTGACGCTTTATCAAAGACTGTCGGGAAATACTTGTTTACCGACGGTGCTCCGACCGGTTATGTTTTTGTTTATTGCTGCTCCGAGTATGGCTAGTTTGGCTTGGGATGAGATTTCTGGGACCTTTGACTTTTCGTCAAAGATGCTTTTTTATCTCTCTATGTTTCTGTTCTTGTGCCTG GTAACAAGACCAAACTTGTTCAAAAGTTCAATGAAGAAATTCAATGTGGTATGGTGGGCATATTCATATCCATTAACAGTTTTGGCATTGGCTGCGACAGAATATGCGCAAGACACGAAGAGTAGCTTTGCTCATTTGCTTATGCTTCTTCTTTCGGCACTTTCGGTTATGGTGTCAATTGTTCTAATGGTCTATACCGCCCTCAACACAAACACCCTCTTGCCTCCAGACGACGCTTGTGATCCCACCAATGCGACTCTTGATCCCATCAATGTTAGTAGCATAAATTTAGATTCGTCTTTAGAGTCGTCCTCATAA
- the LOC110932064 gene encoding uncharacterized protein LOC110932064 — MSSQNEAGLSEHRKSDSGWKYNYLVDPKDKNSITCKFCKKVTNGGIYRAKAHQIRGNRNVKERKFKQAYMMLVIRRLEAEQYKLLPHVFYQARITFNVANMDCFKEMITAVGSYGPHLKPPSYQELRVPLLRNEVQSVQQWVEGHNSRWSKFGCSIMLDGWTDRRQRTLINFHVNSPKGTVFLESVDASSYTKIGDKVFELLDNFVQRVGEENVMQIITDNGSNFKAACKKLTTKRPNLFWTPCAAHCLDLMLEDIGKIDIVKKTIQKGIFLVGYIYNHTVVLNITREFTNNNELTKAGVTRFATTFLTLKSLHKQKSDLRNMFASEKWSNGKWAEEQKGKRANDIVFTPGFWINVNFILKVMGPLVQVLRIVDNEKKPAMGYGAME; from the exons ATGTCTTCTCAAAATGAGGCGGGACTGTCCGAACACCGGAAATCTGATTCGGGTTGGAAGTACAACTACCTTGTTGACCCGAAAGACAAAAATTCTATAACATGCAAATTTTGCAAGAAAGTTACAAACGGTGGGATCTATAGAGCTAAGGCACATCAGATTAGAGGCAACCGTAAT GTAAAGGAAAGAAAGTTCAAACAAGCATACATGATGCTTGTGATAAGGAGATTAGAGGCAGAACAATACAAGCTATTGCCACATGTTTTTTATCAGGCTCGAATCACCTTCAATGTTGCTAACATGGACTGTTTCAAAGAGATGATTACTGCTGTTGGAAGCTATGGCCCGCACCTTAAGCCTCCAAGCTACCAAGAGCTACGTGTTCCACTGCTAAGAAATGAGGTACAATCTGTGCAACAATGGGTTGAAGGCCATAATTCTAGATGGTCTAAGTTTGGGTGTTCAATTATGTTGGACGGATGGACTGATAGGAGACAACGAACGCTCATTAATTTTCATGTCAATAGTCCTAAGGGCACCGTGTTTTTGGAGTCTGTCGATGCAAGTTCTTATACGAAAATAGGTGACAAAGTGTTTGAGCTTCTTGATAACTTTGTTCAACGAGTTGGCGAGGAAAATGTTATGCAGATCATAACAGACAATGGCAGTAACTTCAAGGCAGCAT GCAAAAAGTTGACGACAAAGAGACCAAATTTATTTTGGACGCCTTGTGCAGCCCATTGCTTGGATCTTATGCTAGAAGACATCGGTAAGATTGACATAGTTAAAAAAACAATTCAGAAGGGTATTTTTTTGGTTGGCTATATTTATAACCATACCGTTGTTTTAAACATTACGAGAGAATTTACAAACAATAATGAGTTAACAAAAGCCGGAGTAACTAGGTTCGCAACAACATTTCTCACTTTAAAAAGTTTGCACAAGCAAAAGTCGGATTTAAGAAACATGTTTGCTAGTGAGAAATGGTCAAATGGTAAATGGGCGGAAGAACAAAAAGGAAAAAGAGCAAACGACATCGTTTTTACACCTGGCTTTTGGATCAACGTGAATTTTATTCTTAAAGTCATGGGGCCGCTTGTTCAAGTACTTAGAATAGTTGACAATGAAAAGAAACCTGCAATGGGTTACGGAGCAATGGAATGA
- the LOC110932065 gene encoding uncharacterized protein LOC110932065: MGLYTTPWHAAGYYFNPEFYYVDEEIENDREVSEGLHACISRLVPCKVRQELIMTEMIQWVNQAGFFGLEVPKVQRGKIAPTEWWKLYEKGTPNLQQIAIKIHSKKRNQLEHQKLHDLVFVKYNKMLKLRRDANVAYDPIALDEIDDSNEWLTGEMDQDRVFDDDWNLTWTLVGEAIGAGEERRTRATFSKATTSNASKKKKVDR; the protein is encoded by the exons ATGGGATTGTACACTACACCATGGCATGCAGCTGGTTATTATTTCAATCCTGAATTCTATTATGTCGATGAGGAAATCGAGAATGATAGAGAAGTATCGGAGGGGTTGCATGCATGCATTTCTAGGCTTGTCCCATGCAAAGTGAGACAAGAATTGATCATGACTGAGATGATACAATGGGTGAATCAAGCTGGGTTTTTTGGATTAGAAGTACCAAAGGTACAACGTGGTAAAATTGCTCCCA CTGAATGGTGGAAACTGTACGAGAAGGGAACTCCTAATCTGCAACAGATAGCTATTAAG ATCCATTCAAAAAAAAGGAACCAGTTAGAACATCAAAAGTTGCATGATCTTGTTTTTGTCAAGTATAACAAGATGCTTAAACTTCGAAGAGATGCAAATGTTGCTTATGACCCAATTGCATTGGATGAAATTGATGACAGCAACGAATGGCTAACCGGGGAGATGGATCAAGATAGAGTCTTTGATGATGATTGGAATTTGACATGGACACTTGTTGGGGAAGCTATCGGGGCGGGTGAGGAAAGAAGAACAAGAGCAACATTCTCAAAAGCTACAACATCAAATGCGTCTAAGAAAAAAAAGGTTGATCGATGA
- the LOC110929696 gene encoding S-type anion channel SLAH1 isoform X1, whose translation MTTIVQQPPPTPTPTPPQITLTVPSTSIHSNDHTGTLIIIKTLIIPIITRCHAGYFRITLSLCCQTLLWKTLKDPPENAHAYRRILGLFPSTAFLLLWSLSLLILTTLSILYILRCALFSNMVKTEYLNHIGVNYLFAPWISWLLLLQTAPFLTPKTVYYLLLWWLFVVPIFVLDVKIYGQWFTKGKRILSRVANPASQLSVVGNFVGARAAAQMGWKESAMVLFTLGMVHYMVVFVTLYQRLSGNTCLPTVLRPVMFLFIAAPSMASLAWDEISGTFDFSSKMLFYLSMFLFLCLFIMTNLAKLEFMALDITGKNYLSWVLDAEIHLNANNLGETIKEGNKANTQDKAKAMIFLRHHIHEALKSEYLTIKDPLVLWTNLKERYDHQKTVILPRARYEWINLRLQDFKSISEYNSAMFRITSQLILCGENITDKEMLEKTFLTFHPSNVILQQQYRERGFTKYSELISCLLVAEQNNELLMKNHETRPVGATPIPEANVATYNGQSESYGRGRGYHRGRGRGHGRGRGQGRGRGRGNYHSVQFKNKGTHQKWHNNEHKSNEEKNKKKVGSSSNACYRCGSNNHWSKTCRTAKHLVELYQQSIKDKAKEIETNFTYEVANVDKDHNDATNLDYDDFLIEPTNLDSGDIVADTTQLDACNFPYIRIISFQVMLFPSFL comes from the exons ATGACAACCATCGTACAACAACCaccaccaacaccaacaccaacaccaccacaaatAACGTTAACCGTCCCATCAACATCCATCCACTCCAACGACCATACAGGCACTTTAATCataatcaaaaccctaattatcCCCATAATAACACGTTGCCATGCAGGCTACTTCCGTATCACCCTCTCCCTCTGCTGCCAAACCCTCTTATGGAAAACCCTCAAAGACCCGCCTGAAAACGCGCACGCCTATCGTCGAATCCTCGGCCTCTTCCCGTCCACCGCCTTCCTCCTCTTATGGTCCCTCTCTCTCCTCATCTTAACCACCCTCTCTATCCTATACATCTTAAGATGCGCATTATTTTCCAACATGGTAAAAACCGAATACCTAAACCATATAGGGGTAAATTACCTTTTTGCCCCGTGGATATCATGGCTTTTGCTACTCCAAACGGCACCGTTTTTGACACCAAAAACTGTTTATTATCTTCTACTTTGGTGGCTTTTTGTGGTTCCTATATTTGTTCTTGATGTGAAAATATATGGTCAGTGGTTTACTAAGGGTAAGAGGATATTATCCAGGGTGGCTAATCCGGCGAGCCAGCTGTCGGTGGTGGGAAACTTCGTCGGAGCTAGGGCGGCGGCGCAGATGGGGTGGAAAGAGAGTGCTATGGTGTTGTTTACGTTAGGGATGGTGCATTATATGGTGGTTTTTGTGACGCTTTATCAAAGACTGTCGGGAAATACTTGTTTACCGACGGTGCTCCGACCGGTTATGTTTTTGTTTATTGCTGCTCCGAGTATGGCTAGTTTGGCTTGGGATGAGATTTCTGGGACCTTTGACTTTTCGTCAAAGATGCTTTTTTATCTCTCTATGTTTCTGTTCTTGTGCCTG TTCATCATGACAAATCTTGCAAAACTTGAGTTCATGGCTTTAGATATTACTGGGAAAAACTATCTGTCATGGGTATTGGATGCTGAAATACATTTGAATGCCAATAATCTGGGTGAAACAATTAAAGAAGGAAATAAAGCAAACACCCAAGATAAGGCAAAAGCCATGATCTTTTTACGCCATCATATTCATGAGGCTTTGAAAAGTGAGTATCTCACTATCAAGGATCCACTTGTCCTTTGGACCAACCTGAAAGAAAGGTATGACCACCAGAAAACGGTAATATTACCAAGAGCTCGTTACGAGTGGATTAATTTAAGATTGCAAGACTTTAAGTCTATAAGCGAGTACAACTCGGCAATGTTTAGAATCACATCACAATTGATTCTATGTGGTGAAAATATTACTGATAAGGAAATGTTGGAAAAAACATTTTTAACCTTTCACCCCTCAAATGTGATACTACAACAACAATATCGTGAAAGGGGTTTCACCAAATATAGTGAGTTAATATCATGTTTGCTTGTGGCCGAGCAAAACAATGAGCTCTTAATGAAAAATCATGAGACTCGTCCGGTTGGAGCAACCCCAATCCCTGAAGCTAATGTGGCAACATATAATGGCCAAAGTGAAAGTTATGGACGTGGTCGAGGTTATCAtcgtggtcgtggtcgtggtcATGGCCGTGGTCGTGGTCAAGGTCGTGGACGTGGCCGAGGAAATTATCATAGTGTTCAGTTTAAAAACaaagggacccaccaaaagtGGCATAATAATGAACATAAATCCAatgaagaaaaaaataaaaagaaggtGGGATCTTCATCGAATGCATGTTATCGATGTGGAAGTAACAATCATTGGTCGAAGACTTGTCGTACGGCCAAACACTTGGTGGAACTTTATCAACAATCCATCAAAGACAAAGCAAAAGAAATAGAGACAAATTTTACATATGAGGTTGCAAATGTTGATAAAGACCATAATGATGCAACTAATTTGGATTATGATGATTTCCTTATTGAGCCAACTAACTTGGATTCTGGTGATATTGTGGCTGATACAACCCAGTTGGATGCTTGCAATTTTCCTTACATACGAATTATTAGTTTTCAAGTGATGTTATTTCCTTCATTTCTTTAA